Below is a genomic region from Asterias amurensis chromosome 4, ASM3211899v1.
AACTTGCTTCATGAAAGTTCACGTCAAGTTTAGTTAAAAGTTCGTGTACAAACACACCACAATAGGTTTAGCTTCAAGTATTTTAAACTTCACGGATATACCAACTTGAAAGTCCACAACTGGattgtttgttctttatttgcTGTACCCGGCTGTACCAGGACCTTTTGTAAATATCTGCTACGTGACTCTTGGagtcaaaaggtaaaacaatTTGTCGCCATTGCATTTTCGCTTGGAACATTGTTCGTGAGAAGACCTCAGTAGTACGTATAGCTGTGATCAGCGATATTTGATAGTGTTTACAGTACACAGGGACAAGGTGAgtacaaattacaaaatttatTAAACCTTTGCTCAAAACTCTGGGCTttgataggcctacatgtaactatttatttatttatttcaggaaTTAGCCTTTAACTACGCACTCAGCATTGTTGAAAAGTTATTAATTCATAGGCAacgtttttgtttaaatcagaGGTTTGCATGGGTGTCATGTAGACTctctggtttgaatttagaaactcaacctCATCTCCAGTTTACCtgtgcctcatgtcatggtgttagtcagaggggtgtctgggtgtcttgtagactccttggtttgaattaAGAAACTCAatctcatcttcagtttacatgtgcctcatgGCATGGTgtagtcagaggggtgtctgtgtgtcatgtagactccttggtttgaatgTAGAAACTCAatctcatcttcagtttacatgtgcctcatgtcatggtgttagtcagaggggtgtctaggtgtcttgtagactccttggtttgaatttagaaactcaacctcatcttcagtttacatgtttctcatgtcatggtgttagtcagaggggtgtctgagTGTCTTGTAGACTTATTGGTTTGAATTTTAGAacccaattattttttttatatacaagtcTCAACATTTACTTAAAGTTTATTGAGGAAAAAAGTGTTGTGTAGGATAGACtggcataaaaaaaatcaatgtacatttaattttttaacattCTCTGGACATTTCATGTTTAGCTTTGGTCAAATGATGTCCTTTTTGATAACATCTTAAACATAGGTACATTTTTTTCTGGAtacaaatgtacacaaaattTAAGAGTTTGGACAAATACCCAAAATAATATCATATCTTTAAATTGGTTGGTGTTTCAATAGGTCGATGGGTTTGAccaaacactgatgtgtgatcAGCATTTATTAGGCATGAATTACAGGATTCTCATCACTCTGTGCTGGGATGCTCAGTGGGCTAGTAGTTTAGTTATCAGCTCTCGGATGCTgtgggtcatgggttcgaatccaacctgagtAGGTTGCTTGTGATTTGTGTCTGCATCACTCAgtggaaagcactgagtatgcagtgcttatCACATATTGGTGAATGGTGAAGTACTTTTCTTTAGAAATTCAAACTACTGGGTACAAGGTGCTTTTTTTGTCTTATGCTTATATCTGTTAGTTTAAAGTCGTACAGTGAAAGTGGTTCTGGTAAACTAAATGCTTAATCTTATTTAAAAGTATTGTTTTGCTCCTTTGTCCTTGTTTTCAGATAAAATGGCTTCGTCAAACCCACCAAAGGTTTCAGCTCTTCAGAAAATTGTCCAGAGTCATCTGGAGTGTGGTATTTGCTTCGAGCAATATAATGATCCCAGAGTTCTTGACTGTCTGCACAGCTTCTGTAAAATCTGTTTGCAGAAATACCAGTCTACCAACTACAAAGATGCTACGATGCTTATTTGTCCTGTGTGTCTAAAAAAGACACAACTTCATCAGAAAGATGTTCAAGCTCTCAAGACTAACTTCAACATAACTGGTCTTGCAGATCAACTGAAGCTGGTCAGCTTATCTGAAGACAACCAGTGGGTTTGTAAATTATGTAAGGACAAAAATGAGGCAACTCATTTCTGTTTTGACTGCCCTGCAATCTTTTGTGCAAACTGCTACAAAGTGCACCAGAAAAGCCACACAGTAAACACTTTGAAAGACATTAGTGATGGGAAGATTGCAAGCAAAGACAGAAAACCAAAACGCCATCCAGAATGCCAAACTCATGAAGGTGAAGTGATGAGGTTCTACTGTACAACatgtgatgtgatgatttgtAGAGATTGCACTGTCATAGATCACTGTAATCCACAACATGAGTATATTGACTGCAACCAAGCCTCATCCACATACAAACAGTCATTGGCTCAACTCTTTACTCCCCTTGAAGAAACCTTGAAGAAGCTTGCAAAATCTCAAGCAATTGCCTCAACAATGAAAGACAACCTAAACATTGCAGTTAAGAGAACCATGGCAGACTTGAAGAACAGAGCTGATGAAATCAGGGCTGAGGTAACAGCTCAAGAGAGTCGCATCATGGATGAAATAAAAACCATCCTTAAAGATCGGAACAAGAAATTGGAGGAATTTGAGCAAGCAGTGAATGTGAACTTGCAGCAAATACAGCAATCATTGCAGAGCGCCAAAGATTTCAGCAAGAATTCATTAGCTCCTGACTTCCTTGCAGTCTATTCTACTATCAGTCAGGACTTGAAGGAACTCAGAGATcaaaatcaacccaagataGATCTGACCCCTTCCCATCTGAGATTCACTCCAGGGGTTTGTGACATCTCCCTTGGTAATCTGATTATGAAGAAGCCAAGGTGGGAGCTTTGTTTGGAGTATGATAAAGGAATCGGTGCGGCTAGGGATATTGACGCCTGTATTCCTGGGGATGAGATAGCAGTGGCAGACTTAGGGAAAAGCAGAGTGGTAATCTACGACACTGAGGGACACCAGAAGAAAACTATCAAACTACCACAACGTAAGTCCTTTATAATTTAAGTCTTTAGTTAGAGGTGTATTTATGCTGTAACTCTCagttcaaacatttttaaaagctgCAGTTGATTAGTTGTCAGTCGAACAATATTTCGTGAAAATAAGTCACTACTGTCCAAAACTGAAACCAAATCTGAAAAAGTTTAATCAAATTGATCAACTCAAATCAATCATTAAAACCCTGCAGTGAGGGACCTGTTTGGTTGCAAGGcccctttggtcattgtcatGCTGACATTTGTCCCCTGCAtaggttttaaatgttttttttatatttataattcaaacaattataataTCTCAGTTTTTTGTTCACTCCGCCATGTATTGCCTgggttaattttattttattttaaatcatttCCAATGTATGAGATTGATTAAATGACCTTGCAGGCTAGTGCTGTTGTTATACATACTTTCTACATGATCCCCGAATTCACTCTATCTACTGTCATTCTGAATATTTACATTCTTCTATTCAACACCATCAACAAAGAAGTTTctatttttaaatgattgaatAAATAACAGCGATTAATGCAATTTAAGTAAAGACTGAAAATAAGAGTCAACGAGACTATCTTCAAAACCAAAGTTCTCTTGATAGTAGTCACCTTGCTAGTATGAACAGATTCATCTTTATTGTCCTACTGTATTTCAAagttgcatgtacatgtaggtgcttTGTGAGTTATTAGCAAAGTAATACAGACTTTTCTAATATAGGAGAAAATTTAATAAAGCAACTGtatctttttcatttttcacaATCATCAAATTAAATAGATTGAAAGTAATTTGCGAATAAATTATCATTGtatttgttcttttatttttcAGGTCCAATGGCTGTTGCTGCATTCAAGAATCAGTTAGTGATTGTGGATGTGACCAACTCTGTCAAGATGTACAATAGGAATGGCAACACGATGTTTGAATTCCACACAGTGCCTCATAGTGAAGTGGGCAAGACACCAGTAAACCTCTGCAGTGTAGCAGTCATAAAGGATACAATCATGGTCGGGGATGTGGGGAGGTCAGTTATAACTAAACACGGATCCAGTGATGGTTCACTGATAGACACTGTTTCAGTTCAGACAAAACCTTGCTTCTTGGCAATTGACAGCAAGGACAGAGTAGTAGTCAGTGATGATGACAGACAAGTAGACATTGTTGGAGTCGATGGTGCTACACTAATCAGCATCTATCCAAAGATTGATAGTCAACAGGTTAAATCCTGCAGAGGTGTATGCTGTGACAGCTCAGCTATCTACATTGCAGTGGGCAATGGGTATAAGAGCAGTGGTCATATTCATCAGTATGACACTCAGGGTAGATTTCTCAGCTGTATTGCTCAGGGTATGTACAACCCATATGGAATCTCATTGACATCAGATGGTCAGCAGCTTGCAGTGGCTGACTGTGATTCAGTGAAGATTTATAACAATGTGTAATGTTATCTGATTATGATGATACTGGTAAGAGAAACAAATGCTAcaagtacaacatgtacattgacaataaaaatcaatatagaattaaaaaaagatgtgtgtttttcattcttcaatcaaataataatctGATCAGTTTAAATTAGAAACTCACAATTAGTTCAATTGATCAATAATATCAGTAATACATTcacacaattgttttattttgaatcaTGAAGTGAACTCATCTGCATCTGCATCTGCCAGCTACTGTACAAACGCCTGTTGTGGCTATCCCGTACAGATGCTTTATTAACTTTTCTTCAAACACCTCCAGGCTTTCACTGGAACTAATTTGATtcgatttttttcatgtttttacagtttaatttttttccgaAATCACCCTCGGATTCTTCCATGAGAAATGTTACTAGCCTTTGCCCTCCCCCGTTTTTATGATATTGGAGagtaattcaaacattttttagtATAAGCCTGCATGTCCATTCAAACATTTACTGGTGGTTTGACAACCACTTTGAAAAAGTGTTAATGTAACGGTAGAAGAGTGGTCCCTTTATTGTTGTTCCTGTCTATTCACGATTGACCATGTATACTTTAATGACTTGTAATCAGAAAATAACATCTCTGCTAGCTGAGTAGAATTGGTTTCCATGCTGTCATGGTTGATTTGTAAAAGAACAACCGTTTTGTCTTGTTACTCTTTATCTTTCTCTACTGTTGAACCATTTTTAGCTTCAGGATTTTGTATGATTGCGATTTTAGGTAAAATGCCAACAAATTGTCACATGCAGGGACCATATAATTGTGATGGTAGAAATTGTCTGTTCAAGATTGACAAGTCTACTTCACTGATTTGTAATCAGAAATATAACATGCTGTGCTAGTTGAGCAGAATTCATTTTATAAACATCATTGTTGACTTGCAAAGGAACAATGGTTTACCTTGTTAATTGTATGTTCTTATGATGCTGTATGGcctaattgtattgtattgcaaATGTAATACATTTGTAGTATTTGTTGTTGTATAGTAAGCAAACAAGGAGCATTGAAAGGTCAGCTCTGataccaattttgaaacaattaccAGAAAGACTTTGCAACAGACATCAACTGGAAACACATTTGGAATTGTTTCTAACCTGTTGCTAGTCGGCTCTTTGGTAATTTATGACTAGACAGATATTTTTAGTTCATCAAACTTAACTTGATTGTAGCTCTGATatacaaagtttgaaatccttgTATGTAGTTGTTGACCAACTTACTGACATTACAATCTGAGAATGAGTAAATATGGAGTTCCCCCAACTTGCCTGGTAAGCTGGACGGCTTTATACTAAGCACTCTAAATACTCCTGGATGACCCTGAATGTGGTTCAGATTGATCCAAACATGGGTCAGGTCTAATTGGATCTAGAGTCAGGATGAGTAAATATAGAGTTCCCCCAACTTGCCTGGTAAGCTGGATGGCTTTATACTAAGCACTCTAAATACTCCTGGATGACCCTGAATGTGGGTCAGATTGAACCAAACATGGGTCAGGTCTAATTGGATCTAGAGTCAGGATGAGTAATCATGGAGTTCCTCCAACTTGCCTGGTAAGCTGGATGGCTTTATACTAAGCACTCTTAATACTCCTGGATGACCCTGAATATGGGTCAGATTGATCCAAACATTGGTCAGGTCTAATTGGATCTAGAGTCGGGGTCAGTTCTGAGTCAGGAGTTTTTAGAGTACATGGCAACTGTGAAGTAGGTTTGCTCTTGTAGACACAATAGTCTGATCATGGTGTGGAAAAAGTAGAActagaaatatttgactctgaATCAATAAACACCATTGATCACAGAATTGATTGAAATTTCTGATGACATAACTTTATAATGGTAGATTGTTGTATTCCTATATCTTCATTTGACAATTgaacttgttattataaatGATTCTTCCAATTGACTGTGATTGCTTTGATGTTAAGAAACAAGTGTACATTATGATCAAGTCATACAAATATAAACATTTGTTTGGTATTAACCAATAAAGGAAGttaagtctattttctataatcaagatttttttttctgtagttAGTAAAAAGAAGTTTGGACTGATGTGTTAAACTTTCTGAATTTGCTTTGATGTTAAGGAACATGTGTAAAGTGATTTAAAGATAAATATAATGTTTTTCCTGTTTGACATTTATTGAGAGTTAATTTTACCGGACTAAGATTGTTTATCTGTAGTTAGTTCTTAAACAGTAGTTTAGTTAATGTTTCAAACTAGGTTTGATCTGTGTTTATATGTTTTTatatactggacactattggtaattactaaaaatgtaGATTGTTGTATTCCTATATCTTCATTTGACAATTGAACTTAAccgctgagcggttaagagcaccaaattcagactctggtgtttctgaccagcagagtgtggttttgaatcggtcgagttggtctttgaaaagcgtttgtaaccgtttttttataaaatgcatatgattagaaagataatttaatagtagaatttaatgatccacacaagtatcactcgaaattgcgtggttttccttttaccttgtcgactaacactgtcggccatttatgggcatgatgggagtcaaatttttgactcccataaatggccgaccttgttagttcgcaaagtaacaggaaaaccacgcaatttcgaagcaaatttgtgtggatcattgtattctacttctaaatcatctttctaaccatatgcattttataacaaacggttacaaacgcttttcaaagaccaactcgaccgatccaaggcaacgtgttcctttaaccattgctttgtccttcggatgggatgtaaaagtcgttggtcccatgtgttgtgtaacgcatgtaaaagaacccagtgcactaatcaaaaagagaaggggttcgccccggtgttcctggttgtggctgccgtatgcgccatagcaccttgtatagacccttataaggtgctaactaattggttCTGAGACTTCATCACTGttataacctatctttctgaaagtttgtataaactcagcgccttgagtaccttgtttggtagatttgtgcgctatataagactttgctattattattataaatgattCTTCcaattaactataattgctttgatcttaagaaacatgtgtacattataatcaagtcatataaatataaatactacttacatcatacatgtatatgagttTGATATTAACCTATGAAAGGAGTTTactttagtttcattgtataatcAAGATAGTTTTCTGTAGTTAATAGTGGAAGCAATTTTAGTACTTTCAAGTTCCAACTATCTTGATTTGCTTTTATGTTAattgcactggacacttttagcaattactcaaaaaaattgttggcataaaaacttactttgtaacgagcaatggagagtggTTGATTGTACGAAACCTTGTGGGTAacagatccctctgaagtaacatggttttaaagaaagaggtattttttctctctaaaatacTGAACTACTTCAGGTCTAAAGCCTTTTTTTACGCATCTGAAAGTACGCTAAGTGTTGCAACAAGGGtgcattttctttctttattctcttgcaaattcgatgaccagttgaacccaaatttccacaggtctgttatgctatgcatgtgttgggatacaccaagtgagaatactggtctttaacattttacaaaacgtgtccagtgcctttaagaaacagaTGTACATTATAATCAAGTCATATAAATACAAACACTTTGTACATCGTTTATATGAGTTTGGTATTTACCTAAAATAAAGGGGTaactttagtttcattgtataatcAAGATTGTTTTCTGTAGAAGTGTCttggccaagtggttaagagcaaagaattcaaactcttgtgtttctgatcagcagagtgtgggttcgaatcccccagccgtgacacttgtgcccttaagcaagacacttgaccattgcttcgtccttcagatgggacgtaaagccattgatcccatgtgtacttatcaaaaagagaaggggctcaCCTCGGTGTTCGTGGCTGTAGCTATTACattatgcaccgtagcaccttttAAACCCTTTAAGGTGATACACAATTTGGTCTCAGAACTCATAACTTTCAGTATTGAAAATTTGCATTTAACTTTAGATTCATTGTATATAATCAAGATTTGTTTTATGAAGTTATTAGGAGTAGTTGTATTGCTGATACTTCCAACTATCTGGATTTGCTTTTATGTTAGGAGACAGGTATGTTTTATGATCAAAAATGATTTAAAGACTATTACTGTATTGGCTTGCTTTTTGACCAATATTGGAAATACATTTTACTTGATAATCAAGACTGGTTTACGCTGTTGTTACTGCATACAAAAAGTAGTATAGTTTACATGgtttaagtttgttttgagtaagtTTGATCTGTATGTTAAGATTGACATTGCAGTGGATTATTGCTCATGAAAAGTTGCTTGGATTAATCTCTAAAGCAAAGTGTATTCCCAACTtttgacattgtcaataaatctggaGATGATTCTTACTCtattattatttctgtcaagtggagatttatttcattttctttctcCCTCATTTTGACTGTCTAGTACGAACTGCTCTGAGCTAAGAGATAATTCCttgctttaaaaatgtttaggaATAATTGAAGTTACTTTATCGATCTTGAAGAAGCTCAAATCTTTTCTGAAGTAAAACAATGAAGTTAAAGAATTTAAATGGTTACATACTTATATTTGTTGTCTGAAGTACAAACACCATCGGACATTTTGCCTTTAGATATTTTTTATCCGGAGAAAGTAATGGCAGATTTAGAAAGCTTGTGCAATTTCttttccaaagacaccaatttcaaccaatttgaccaaGTGTTAATCGATTAATGATCAATTGAATTTTGAGGTCGTGCGCATTTTGACCGGAATCAGCAAGAAAGAGTGTGCAGTAAcgcgaaaaccgtttatcaGATCGAgctgaaatttgagcttgttgaacTGAAATTACCCTATGAACCAATTCAAATGTAGCCAATCAGCGATGTTTTGCAGCTCATCCCTTCCTTGGGTTTAGTGATGAGAAGTATCAATACAGCGCTGCCCATGATAGCCAGGCTGGGATAACGAATAATCTTATTTTAGTTTGACCCTCTCATTGATGTGTGATAAGTGCTGTATACTCACTGCTTTCAGAGTCCTGTGGAGAGTCAAATGAACCTCAGACAAAAGATGGTTCTCATGAATAAGATCCTGAACTCGGTGTAAGGATCATCATTGGTTGGATTCTACTGGATTTCACTTTCTAATCATCTACCCTCTTTCTCATCTTTGTTCTTTACAGAAGGAGAACTCAAGTCTAGTTCAGTGTCTTTAGGATGAGGAGTGTGGGAGTCTAAAGCTGAAGCAGATGATGTCACTGCTTGAGCATGAACTAGACCAAAGAAATCAGGTATGACATATGAGATGAGAGGAACCATGTGGTGTGTCTTAGAGTCAGGAAATAGGTGTGCAGACAAATCCACTGCCAAATAACATTCTGCTGCTGAGAGTGTTGCTTACTAATATTCTTTAAGCATAGATCTTAACTTTAagatcttaactgctcggccaatgagctcacccagtgacaaggagcaagtttgaatcatacttAAATACTgaagcagttgagatggtagtccaccttcctcattctagagtacaTCTTAACTGCccggccaatgagctcacccagtgacaaggagcaagtttgaatcatactgaaatactgaggcagttgagatggtagccCACCTttctcattctagagtagatcttaactgctaggccaatgagctcatcttgtgacaaggagcaagtttgaatcatattgaaatactgaggcagttgagatggtagtccaccttctcTCAtactagagtagatcttaactgctaggccaatgagctcacccagtgacaagaagcaagtttgaatcatattgaaatactgaggcagttgagatggtagtccaccttctcTCATACTAGAGTAGATTTTAACTGCTaagccaatgagctcacccagtgacaagcagcaagtttgaatcatattgaaatactgaagcagttgagatggtagtccaccttctcTCAtactagagtagatcttaactgctaggccaatgagctcacccagtgacaagcagcaagtttgaatcatattgaaatactgaagcAGTTGAGATGATAGTCCACCTTCCtaattct
It encodes:
- the LOC139936271 gene encoding E3 ubiquitin-protein ligase TRIM33-like, which produces MASSNPPKVSALQKIVQSHLECGICFEQYNDPRVLDCLHSFCKICLQKYQSTNYKDATMLICPVCLKKTQLHQKDVQALKTNFNITGLADQLKLVSLSEDNQWVCKLCKDKNEATHFCFDCPAIFCANCYKVHQKSHTVNTLKDISDGKIASKDRKPKRHPECQTHEGEVMRFYCTTCDVMICRDCTVIDHCNPQHEYIDCNQASSTYKQSLAQLFTPLEETLKKLAKSQAIASTMKDNLNIAVKRTMADLKNRADEIRAEVTAQESRIMDEIKTILKDRNKKLEEFEQAVNVNLQQIQQSLQSAKDFSKNSLAPDFLAVYSTISQDLKELRDQNQPKIDLTPSHLRFTPGVCDISLGNLIMKKPRWELCLEYDKGIGAARDIDACIPGDEIAVADLGKSRVVIYDTEGHQKKTIKLPQRPMAVAAFKNQLVIVDVTNSVKMYNRNGNTMFEFHTVPHSEVGKTPVNLCSVAVIKDTIMVGDVGRSVITKHGSSDGSLIDTVSVQTKPCFLAIDSKDRVVVSDDDRQVDIVGVDGATLISIYPKIDSQQVKSCRGVCCDSSAIYIAVGNGYKSSGHIHQYDTQGRFLSCIAQGMYNPYGISLTSDGQQLAVADCDSVKIYNNV